In Gimesia panareensis, the genomic window TGTGTCTCTTAGGCCATAAATCAACTGTTAATGATGTGGCAATTTCACCCGTAGAAGAATTGATTGCCAGTGCCTCTGGTGACAAGACTATTCGAATATGGAATCTTTTTGACGGGTGTCAAAAAAACTGCTTTGAAGGTCACAATCAAGCTGTAACCGCGGTCACGTTTTCGCCAGACGGAAAACGTATCATTAGTTGTTCAGAAGACAGAACTGTTCGGGTATGGGACATTAAGACTGGGAAACCTATCAAAATATTGAAGGGACATTCCTCGAAAGTACTTTACATCGCTTACAGGGGTAGTGGATCACAATTTATTACTGCTGACGCATCAGGAACTATTCTCACCTGGAAAGACCAGGATTTAACACGAACAATCGATCCTGAGATTAATGTGGGTGGAGAAGTACTAGCTCTATCTTCCGATGGAGAACTAGCAGTGGCAATGAACAATGATGAAATGCAGATTCAATTATTTGAAACTCGGAATGCAAAGCTGATCGGATTCTGTGCATTGACTACTGATTTCATTGTTAATTGCGCAACTTTTTCTACAGACAATCAACTAGTTGCCATCGGAACTCTTAAAGGAGTATCTATCGCTGAGATCAAAGCATGCTTAAATATGCTACCTTTCTGTGATTATTTTAACTGTGAGTGTGTGGCGTTTTCACCGAACACAACAAGCCTTGCTTTCGGCTCAATAGTAGATAGCAACGCCCGTATCCGGAATGTTCCTGAAGTAGCTACGCTCTTTGAATCTGCATACAAAAATGTATACGAAAAACAGCGTAGTGCTATTTCACACTTGGAAGGCAAAGTAGAGCATGAAAAGGCACCGTCTAAGTTTCGAGGATTTTCACCGGATGGAAAATGGATTTTAACTACAAGCCACGGTGAAATGATTGGTAGTTACTTTCACATCTGGGACCCATCGTCAATAACGTGCATCATCTCATTTGGTCCAGGAACATTATGCGCTAATGATGTTGATATTTCTCCTGATGGTCGACAAATCGCATCATCTGCTGACGATGGAACTGCGCGCGTCTGGGATGTTGCTCTCGGACAACAGGTACACTGTTTTGGTGTAGACGAAGCCCATGTGGATGAGATTTTTACTTTGAGCCATGTTAAAGGTGGCGCGTTCAAGTCGATAGGCAATGAACCACAACGATTAGCATTTCATCCAGACGGATGTTCTCTTGCAGTAGCTTACGGCAATGGCAAATTTGAAATATACACATTGGAAACTGGACGAGTCATTTGCTCTTTTGAGTCTGGCTTGCGACCAATTCATAGTATTGTATTTTCACCCGATGGGCAAGACCTTGTGTTCTGTGCCGCTGACACCGTTTTGTTGTGGAGTGTCGCAAAGAGTAGTGAACTAATGCGGTGGAAGATGCATGGCATTGTTACCAGCTTTAGTTTTTCACCGGATGGATCACTACTAGCAATTGGATTAGATTCTGGAAAAATTCATGTGTATCATCGCAACAAAAATGAAGAAATCGTCTTTTTTGAAGGCCACTCTGATCCAGTTCGTCAAATTACATTTTTTAACGATTGCTTACGCATTGCTAGTGGTACTGATACTGACAATTCAGCTAATGAAGTCCTCGTATGGAATGTAAATAACTGTAAGGAATCTGAAAGAGTGAACGGATTAGGCAATACCGATGATTGGTCATCTGAAAGCTTTCCGATTCTTCCAATCATGCGAGATTCCGACGTGGGGGTACTTGACAATGTAATTGAGTTTTTTGAGGTAAGTTCTAAGAAATCTGTTGGTTGGTATCCCTGGAATCATCTCAGCGCTCACCTTGAAGTGAGTCACATCGATAACCGGATTGTTTTAGTAGGAGATCAATCCCACAGTGAACTCTTGCAAATCGAAGGTTACGATTATGATAGAACTTCCCAAAAGCTACCTTGCTTAGAGAACAGTATTCAACAAAGAATGCCCCTGCGAACTTTGACACGTATATATGACCGAATTGAAAACCAATGGGAAGCAAATTTGACATTGAGTTGCCCGAGTTGCATGCAACGGTTTTCACCACCGCAATCAGTTGTTCATGTTATTAGAGGTAGTTTCAAAACCCAAAACTACGTGAACAGTTTGGTATAGTATTTGTACGAGTACCTCCCTCGAAAGGAGGTCTCATTATGACCATGACCCGCGTGTCACGACCTGCCACAGGTCGCAACATTACCGGGTCCAGGACGGAACCAAAACCACAACTCTCGGACGAGCAATGGCTTCTGATCAAAGATCTGTTTCCAGAACCACCGGTAAACGCAGCCGGAGGGCGGCCCAGAGTGGCTCCCCGCGAGTGCCTCGAAGGAATCCTTTGGGTATTAAGGACCGGTGCCCGATGGAAAGATTTACCAACATTTTTACCATCTCCCAGCACCTGCTGGCGGCGTTTCAAGGAATGGACCGAAGACGGTGTCTTCCTGGAAGCGTGGCAGCGATTGCTCGAACACTTAGACCGCCGGAAGCTGGTTGTCTGGTCGGAAGCATTCGGGGATGGCACATTCTGCCCCGCAAAAAAAGGGGCGCCGATGTCGGAAAGACAAAACGGGGAAAGGGAACCAAGCTTATGCTGCTGGTCGACGGAAACGGGCTCCCTCTCGCTTTGGATCGTGCCAGTGCCTCTCCGGCAGAGGTGAAGCTGATTGAATCCCTGCTGGACCAGCGAGTTTTGCCACGCGACCCCGATCGCCTGATTTATGATCGTGCGGCCGACAGCGATCCCCTGCGCACAGAGCTGGCGGAACGGCAGATAGAGCTGATCTGTCCGCATCGCAAGAACCGTGTGAAACCAGCGACGCAAGACGGGCGTGCTCTGCGGCGATATCGACGCCGCTGGAAAGTCGAACGCACCATCAGCTGGCTGTTCAACTTTCGTCGTCTGGTAATACGATATGAACGATACAGTCATTTGTTTTTAGGATTCGCACAACTCGCGTGCGTGTTCACCTTACTTAATAAGTTATGAAACCACTTCTAGGGAAATAGAGTGTAGTAAATCTGACATAACACATGAGTTCAACATCTACGATCCGAAATGGGATGACGACCGCTTAGTAGTAAACTGCAACAATTGTACTCAGTCTGTGAGATTAAATCCGTTTGTTTGTGACCGATTGGAGATGACCGACAAAACATACATAGAACGGTTGCAACAAGAAGACCAAGAGCGAAAATTATTACATCAGATGTATCTCCTCGAAGCAAGAATGGATGAGAATAATCAAAATGAAGATACTCAGGTAGTACCAAATGTACGTGATGAATCCCAGGCAGTTTCAGATGCTCGCAATGAACTTCAAGCTATTTATCACTATTTCAAATCTTCATCGTCACCGAATCGCTCGGTATCTGAGGTTCTTTTTGAAGTTCAAGCTATTTATCAACAACTTAAAATGCCACGAAATCGCTGCCGTTCTTTGCGACTCCAAGCACGTCTTGCTCAAATACTAGGTGATCTTGACAGGGCTATGGATCTACTAAAACACCGAGCTGAAATTGCGACTGAATATGGGTAACCGTTTCAGGAAATACACGGTCTATCAACGGGCATCGAAAGATATGCCTTTGAGAGTCATGAGTAACTGAATCACTGCCGGTTCATCGTCGGCGGGGGCGGTGGGATTCGGGGTGTTGCTTCAGCCATTGGTCCGGCAGCAGTTCTTCCAGACGATCGGCGGCGTGATCGGTTATCCGACTCAGCACATCTCTCAGATAAGCAAACGGTTCTACTTCGTTTGCTTTGCAACTGGCCATCAGACTGTAGTGCACGGCGGCGGCCTCGCCGCCCCGATCACTGCCGACGAATAGATAATTCTTCCGGCCGATAGCACAGGGACGCAAGGTGCGTTCGGCCAGATTGTTGTCAATCGACAGAATGCCCTCGGTACAATACCGCGTAAAACCGGACCAGCGGCTTAACAGATATTGCATCGCGACTGCCACCGGACTTTTCGGTAATAGCACACGCGATGTCTCTGTTAACCAGTCGCGGAACTGTTCCAGAACCGGTAACGCCTTGTCCTGTCGCAACTGTCGGCGGTGTTGCCACCAGCGTTCACAGTCCGCCGGCTGTTGCAGATCGCTGGCTTCCCGTTCAATCGCGTATAACTGCTGGATAAACAATAATGCCCGGTGTGCGGCTTCCGGCTGCACGGTCCGCGCATCGTAAAACTTGCGTCGCGCATGCGCCCAGCACAAGACCTGCTGAATCCTGCCTGACCGGTACAGTTCTTCGTAACCGGCATACGCGTCTGCCTGCAGATAACCGCGAAAGTGTTTTAAAAACGCCTGGGGACCGGCGCGTTCCCGGTTCGGGGTGAAATCATAGACCGAATACGGATGCCCGGCATCGCCGCAGTAAACCCAGAACCGGCCGGTCCGCGTGCGGGAAAGCCGTTGGTCCTGGACGGGAATCGTTGTATCGTCCGTATGCATGACATGCGACTGCAGAACGCGACTTTTCATCAGATCAGTCAGCGGTTGCAGTAATTCCGCAGTTTCCAGTACCCAGCGGCTCATCGTGCTCCGCGAAAGCTGTACGCCATTCCGGCTGAGAATGGATTCATGACGATACAGGGGGAGATGATCTGAGTATTTCCCCACCAGGATCGTCGAGAGCAAGCCGGGGCCGGCGAAGCCTTTGGCAATCGGCCGGGCAGGAGCAGCCGCCAGCACCACATGCTCTTCACACTCCCGGCACGCGTATTTGAAACGTACGTGCTCGATCACTTTCAGGCTGGCAGGAATGAATTCTAACTGTTCGTGGCTGATTTCTCCGATCCGCTGCCGTGTCTGGTCGCAGCAGGGACAGCGTTTTTCCGATTCGGTCAGGTCATGTTCTACCCGTTCCCGAGGTAAATGGTCGGGCAGCTTGTTGCGGCCGCCGCCACGACGACGATGTGCGGAAACCGCAGTAGGAGGCGGTTCATCGTCCTCGGGTTCAGCAACTTCCTCTGCAGCCTCGGGTTCATCAAACAGGCTCATTTGATTGGGGGCGATCTTTTCAGAACGGGCGCCAAACCGTTGTCGCAGCAGCCGCTCAATGAAATGTTTGAGTTGCTCGACTTCCCGCTGTTGCTCTCCCACGGTCTCACCCAACTGGTGAATCATATCATGGCAGGATTGGACGTCGTTCGGCAATGAGGATCGTTTCTGGTTCATGTTCCACGTCTTAACATAATCGTTGTCAGGCGGGAACTGTTTTTTTATGAAGTC contains:
- a CDS encoding IS5 family transposase (programmed frameshift), whose amino-acid sequence is MTRVSRPATGRNITGSRTEPKPQLSDEQWLLIKDLFPEPPVNAAGGRPRVAPRECLEGILWVLRTGARWKDLPTFLPSPSTCWRRFKEWTEDGVFLEAWQRLLEHLDRRKLVVWSEAFGDGTFCPAKKGAPDVGKTKRGKGTKLMLLVDGNGLPLALDRASASPAEVKLIESLLDQRVLPRDPDRLIYDRAADSDPLRTELAERQIELICPHRKNRVKPATQDGRALRRYRRRWKVERTISWLFNFRRLVIRYERYSHLFLGFAQLACVFTLLNKL
- the tnpC gene encoding IS66 family transposase, whose amino-acid sequence is MNQKRSSLPNDVQSCHDMIHQLGETVGEQQREVEQLKHFIERLLRQRFGARSEKIAPNQMSLFDEPEAAEEVAEPEDDEPPPTAVSAHRRRGGGRNKLPDHLPRERVEHDLTESEKRCPCCDQTRQRIGEISHEQLEFIPASLKVIEHVRFKYACRECEEHVVLAAAPARPIAKGFAGPGLLSTILVGKYSDHLPLYRHESILSRNGVQLSRSTMSRWVLETAELLQPLTDLMKSRVLQSHVMHTDDTTIPVQDQRLSRTRTGRFWVYCGDAGHPYSVYDFTPNRERAGPQAFLKHFRGYLQADAYAGYEELYRSGRIQQVLCWAHARRKFYDARTVQPEAAHRALLFIQQLYAIEREASDLQQPADCERWWQHRRQLRQDKALPVLEQFRDWLTETSRVLLPKSPVAVAMQYLLSRWSGFTRYCTEGILSIDNNLAERTLRPCAIGRKNYLFVGSDRGGEAAAVHYSLMASCKANEVEPFAYLRDVLSRITDHAADRLEELLPDQWLKQHPESHRPRRR